CAGTCGGCTTCTGACAGAATTGCTTGGACAGCTTCAGGCAAAGGTAAAGACTGACAGCGAATGAGAGGGACATGATGCGTCTCAAACCCAGCCCGTCTGATCTTTTCTAGCCAAGTAGAGTCTGGCGCCTGCTCTCTGGTAAAGATTATTTTTTTAACCATGGCATTCCTACTGCTCCCTTATCGGCTAACTGGCGCACAGCCTGCTCTGCCAATTGCTGGCCATCCTGCCCCTGCAGGCTGACAAAGACACATTGGCCGTCCTCCTTGGCCAGCATGGCCTCTAGCTGATAGTCCTGACCGTTTTTCTGGGCCAAAGCAGCGATAGGGAAGGTGCAATCTGCATTCATCTGAGCCAAAACTGCCCGCTCAACTGCCACTTCAGCAGCTGTCTTCTCATCCTGAACAGCCGCCAAGAGACTCCGCAGTTCCTCATCCTCTTCCCGGCATTCCACTGCCAAAGCGCCCTGAGAGATAGCTGGCAGGCAAAGACTGGTTTCTAAAGGCTGAAGGTGAAGACGGCTTTGGTCCAGCCAGCCCAAACGTTTAAGTCCAGCCATAGCCAAGACAATCGCATCGTATTCACCTTCTTCCAGCTTCTTGATGCGTGTATCAATATTGCCTCGCAGTGGCTTAAAAGCCAAATCCGGTCTCTGAGCCTGCAACTGAACTTGTCGGCGAATGCTGCTGGTTCCTATCAGAGCACCCTCAGGCAGGTCCGCCAGCGTCTGGCCAGCTTGACGGAAAATCAAGCAATCCCGGACATCTTCTCGCTGACTAATCGCACCGAGCGCACAACCCTCAGCTAGTTTAGCCGGCATGTCCTTGAGACTGTGGACCGCCATATCAATCTCACCAGCCAAGAGAGCCCGCTCGATTTCCTTGACAAAGACTCCCTTGCCGCCAATTTCCTGGAGGCTGACATGGGTCAAACGATCTCCCTTTGTAGTATAGGGAACAAGGACAAAGTCCCGCTCTGGATGGAGCGCCTTGATCTGGTCCACTAACTGTTGGGTCTGGGTCATGGCCAGCTTACTCTTGCGGGTTCCTACCTTAATGACCTTCATCTTTTCCCCTTTCTCTGTGCAAGCCAAATATCTTGGCAATCAAGGCAATGTCATAGTCTGAATGCTCTCCGACTGACAGCTCTTTGAGCTGCAAGATTGGCTCCTTCAAGACTTGGTTGATAATACTCTTCATGTGCTTGGAAATCTGCTTCTGCTCACGCTCGGTCAAATCCGGAATCTTACGATTAAGGCTTTCCATGGCCGAAGCTTGAGCTTCCAAAGCCTTATCCCTGATTTCCTGAATCAGAGGAATAATACCCAGCTGCTGACGCCAGTCAGCAAACTTGACCAGCTCCTCATCAATCTCCAAAGCAATTCGACC
This window of the Streptococcus sanguinis genome carries:
- the hemC gene encoding hydroxymethylbilane synthase, with protein sequence MKVIKVGTRKSKLAMTQTQQLVDQIKALHPERDFVLVPYTTKGDRLTHVSLQEIGGKGVFVKEIERALLAGEIDMAVHSLKDMPAKLAEGCALGAISQREDVRDCLIFRQAGQTLADLPEGALIGTSSIRRQVQLQAQRPDLAFKPLRGNIDTRIKKLEEGEYDAIVLAMAGLKRLGWLDQSRLHLQPLETSLCLPAISQGALAVECREEDEELRSLLAAVQDEKTAAEVAVERAVLAQMNADCTFPIAALAQKNGQDYQLEAMLAKEDGQCVFVSLQGQDGQQLAEQAVRQLADKGAVGMPWLKK